The Sulfitobacter sp. SK011 genome has a window encoding:
- the mreC gene encoding rod shape-determining protein MreC: MAKDRSNSSSDYTGPLRRLLLVVLMLALGAIFLLWRIDSPRVERFRAQITDRLVPNLDWAMAPVTGTVNLMRDFQSYQRLAEQNQELRSELRQMQAWKEAALQLEQENARLLDLNNVRLDPRLTFITGVVLADSGSPFRQSVLLNVGARDGLVDGWATMDGIGLVGRISGVAQNTARVILLTDANSRIPATIQPSGQRAIVAGDNSAAPPVDFLENPDLVRPGDRVISSGDGGVFPAGLLIGQVAADPGGRLRVRLAADYERLKFLRVLRHHGHETVSDTAQVITPAPPVAEGTLP; encoded by the coding sequence ATGGCCAAAGACCGTTCAAACAGCAGCAGCGACTACACCGGCCCCCTGCGCCGGTTGCTGTTGGTTGTTTTGATGCTGGCGCTGGGTGCCATATTCCTTTTGTGGCGCATCGACAGCCCCCGTGTGGAACGCTTTCGCGCACAGATCACTGACCGTCTGGTGCCCAACCTTGATTGGGCAATGGCCCCTGTCACCGGCACGGTGAACCTGATGCGCGATTTTCAGAGTTATCAAAGGCTTGCCGAGCAAAATCAGGAACTGCGCAGCGAGCTGCGGCAAATGCAGGCGTGGAAAGAGGCGGCCCTGCAACTGGAACAGGAAAACGCCCGCCTGCTTGATCTGAACAATGTGCGGCTTGATCCGCGCCTGACTTTCATCACAGGCGTCGTGCTCGCTGATTCCGGATCGCCATTTCGCCAATCCGTTTTGCTGAACGTCGGCGCGCGTGATGGTCTGGTGGATGGCTGGGCCACAATGGATGGGATCGGTTTGGTTGGCCGGATCTCTGGCGTTGCACAAAACACCGCTCGGGTGATCCTGCTGACCGATGCCAACAGCCGCATTCCGGCCACCATCCAACCCTCTGGCCAACGCGCGATTGTGGCCGGCGATAACTCGGCGGCCCCTCCTGTTGATTTTCTAGAAAACCCCGATCTGGTGCGGCCCGGCGACCGTGTGATCAGTTCAGGTGATGGCGGTGTCTTTCCGGCTGGATTGTTGATTGGCCAGGTCGCCGCGGACCCCGGCGGTCGTTTGCGGGTGCGATTGGCGGCAGATTATGAACGGCTCAAATTCCTGCGGGTGCTGCGCCATCATGGCCACGAGACAGTGTCAGATACGGCTCAGGTCATCACGCCCGCGCCCCCTGTGGCTGAAGGAACGCTGCCATGA
- a CDS encoding NIPSNAP family protein codes for MLTCIIRYHIDPTKHAQFAQYSRNWGQAIPRCGADLIGYYAPHEGSSTLAYGIYNIPNLAAYEAYRARLRDDPLGRDNYDLAQSERFILREDRTFLKLASAPHGDTI; via the coding sequence ATGCTGACTTGTATCATCCGCTATCACATTGACCCGACCAAACACGCGCAGTTTGCCCAATATTCCCGCAACTGGGGTCAGGCGATCCCACGCTGCGGTGCCGATCTGATCGGATATTATGCCCCGCACGAAGGGTCATCGACGCTTGCCTATGGGATCTACAACATCCCCAACCTTGCGGCTTATGAGGCCTATCGCGCGCGGTTGCGCGACGATCCATTGGGGCGCGACAACTATGACTTGGCCCAATCAGAGCGATTCATCCTGCGCGAGGACAGAACGTTCCTCAAGCTGGCCTCAGCACCGCATGGAGACACCATATGA
- a CDS encoding NAD+ synthase, giving the protein MAERFRITLGQLNPTVGDLAGNAALAQDAWEKGKAAGADLVALPEMFITGYNAQDLVMKRAFQLDVMTHVDALAVKCADGPALAIGAPWVEGTELYNAYLILKNGKIASRSLKHNLPNETVFDEVRIFDAGPLGGPYSVGNTRVGSPICEDAWHPDVAETLAETGAEFLLVPNGSPYYRDKMEVRQNIMVARVVETGLPLIYLNMIGGQDDQVFDGASFALNPGGALAVQLPAFEACVTHVDLERGADGWRVLPQELTPLPDAWEQDYRVMVIGLRDYMRKTGFKKVLLGLSGGIDSAIVATIAVDALGAENVRCVMLPSEYTSQSSLDDAEAVAKALGCRYDYVPIKEARGAITNTLADLFEGTEPGLTEENIQSRLRGLLLMALSNKFGEMLLTTGNKSEVAVGYATIYGDMAGGYNPIKDMYKTRVFETCRWRNAHHRDWMLGPAGEMIPETIITKPPTAELREDQKDSDSLPDYPELDAILDILVDQDGSIADCVEAGFDRDTAKKVEHLIYISEYKRFQSAPGPRLTKGAFWLDRRYPIVNRWRDPS; this is encoded by the coding sequence ATGGCAGAGCGTTTCCGCATCACTTTGGGCCAGCTGAACCCAACCGTAGGCGATTTGGCTGGCAATGCCGCCCTTGCCCAGGACGCATGGGAAAAAGGCAAGGCAGCAGGCGCAGATCTGGTAGCTTTGCCTGAAATGTTTATCACCGGATATAACGCCCAGGATCTGGTAATGAAACGCGCGTTTCAATTGGATGTAATGACACATGTTGACGCATTGGCGGTTAAATGTGCCGACGGCCCGGCGCTGGCCATCGGCGCACCGTGGGTCGAAGGGACCGAACTTTATAATGCCTATCTGATCCTTAAGAATGGCAAGATCGCCAGCCGCTCCCTTAAACATAACCTGCCCAATGAAACCGTGTTTGATGAGGTACGAATATTTGATGCTGGCCCTTTGGGAGGCCCCTACTCGGTTGGCAATACCCGCGTCGGCTCCCCCATCTGCGAGGACGCATGGCACCCTGATGTGGCCGAAACGCTCGCCGAAACCGGGGCGGAATTCCTGCTCGTTCCGAACGGGTCGCCCTATTACCGCGACAAGATGGAAGTCCGGCAGAACATCATGGTCGCACGGGTGGTGGAAACCGGTTTGCCGCTGATTTATCTCAACATGATTGGGGGGCAGGATGATCAGGTCTTTGACGGCGCATCGTTTGCGCTGAACCCCGGCGGTGCATTGGCGGTGCAACTGCCCGCGTTTGAGGCCTGCGTCACACATGTTGATCTGGAACGCGGTGCCGATGGCTGGCGCGTGCTGCCACAGGAATTGACCCCGTTGCCTGATGCTTGGGAACAAGATTACCGCGTCATGGTGATCGGCCTGCGCGATTACATGCGTAAGACCGGTTTCAAGAAGGTGCTTCTGGGACTGTCGGGTGGCATCGATTCGGCAATTGTCGCGACGATTGCTGTCGATGCACTGGGGGCTGAAAATGTGCGCTGCGTGATGCTGCCCTCTGAATACACCTCCCAATCCTCACTGGATGACGCAGAGGCGGTGGCAAAAGCGCTGGGCTGCAGATACGATTATGTGCCGATCAAAGAGGCCCGGGGCGCGATCACAAATACACTTGCGGATCTGTTTGAGGGCACCGAACCGGGACTGACCGAAGAGAACATTCAATCGCGCCTGCGCGGTCTGCTGCTGATGGCCCTTTCCAACAAATTTGGTGAAATGCTGCTGACCACCGGTAATAAATCCGAAGTCGCAGTGGGATATGCCACGATCTACGGCGATATGGCGGGGGGCTATAACCCGATCAAAGACATGTATAAAACCCGCGTCTTTGAGACATGCCGTTGGCGCAACGCGCATCACCGCGATTGGATGTTGGGACCTGCGGGCGAAATGATCCCAGAGACCATCATCACCAAACCACCGACTGCTGAGCTGCGCGAGGACCAAAAAGACAGCGACAGCTTGCCGGACTATCCCGAGCTGGACGCCATTTTGGACATTCTGGTTGATCAGGACGGATCAATTGCCGATTGCGTGGAAGCAGGGTTTGACCGCGACACCGCCAAAAAGGTCGAACATCTGATCTACATCTCCGAATACAAGCGCTTTCAATCTGCCCCGGGTCCCCGCCTGACCAAAGGCGCGTTCTGGCTGGACCGGCGGTATCCGATTGTGAACCGTTGGCGCGATCCGTCTTGA
- a CDS encoding PHB depolymerase family esterase, translating to MPLLRLFAIALFLQLSSSVALACGPEKNCPIGDRFYRIAMPEGHDGTTPVGALVWAHGYRGTATAVMRNGNLRRMVSDAGLALIAAQGVNGSWNLPYGPRTFDSTGAAEFAYFDSVLEDAEKRFPIDRNRIVASGFSAGGMMVWNLACSHPAKFAGFIPMSGTFWLKPPQSCTGPISSIVHIHGDADPTVPLTGRAIGETKQGKVIDALAKYTEFGGFNPSKPSKPGGLTCQNRRNANGKILEFCLFSGGHSFRTEYLRYGIKRLRAAGQI from the coding sequence ATGCCCCTGCTCCGTCTGTTTGCGATCGCTTTATTCTTGCAGCTGTCTTCATCTGTTGCTCTGGCCTGCGGTCCAGAAAAAAACTGCCCCATTGGCGACCGCTTCTACCGCATCGCAATGCCGGAAGGTCATGACGGCACCACCCCCGTGGGCGCTTTGGTCTGGGCCCATGGATATCGCGGAACAGCCACGGCCGTGATGCGCAATGGCAACTTGCGGCGGATGGTATCGGACGCCGGGCTTGCACTGATTGCGGCACAAGGGGTGAATGGATCGTGGAACCTGCCTTATGGGCCACGCACCTTCGACAGCACCGGCGCAGCAGAGTTTGCCTATTTTGATTCGGTTTTGGAGGATGCCGAGAAACGTTTTCCCATCGACCGCAACCGCATCGTCGCATCAGGTTTCAGTGCGGGCGGCATGATGGTCTGGAATCTGGCCTGTTCGCACCCTGCAAAATTCGCGGGGTTTATCCCAATGTCTGGGACCTTCTGGCTGAAACCACCACAAAGCTGTACGGGGCCAATTTCAAGCATAGTGCACATCCATGGCGATGCGGACCCCACGGTGCCGTTGACCGGCCGCGCCATCGGAGAGACGAAACAGGGCAAAGTGATTGATGCACTGGCTAAATATACCGAATTTGGCGGTTTCAACCCTTCAAAGCCGTCAAAACCCGGCGGCCTTACCTGTCAGAACCGCCGCAATGCCAACGGCAAAATCCTTGAATTCTGCCTGTTTTCTGGCGGACATTCGTTTCGCACAGAATATTTGCGTTATGGCATCAAACGCTTGCGCGCAGCGGGCCAGATTTAG
- a CDS encoding antibiotic biosynthesis monooxygenase — protein sequence MIAVIFEVLPDPARKQDYLDIAARMRPLLDQVDGFISVERFQSLSNPDKVLSLSFFRDEAAVIAWRNLTAHRGAQAKGRAGIFNDYHLRIAHVIRDYGMFDRDEAPDDSQKVHS from the coding sequence ATGATTGCCGTGATTTTCGAAGTCCTGCCAGACCCTGCGCGTAAACAAGACTATCTGGATATCGCAGCCCGGATGCGGCCTTTGCTGGATCAGGTCGACGGATTCATTTCTGTCGAGCGATTTCAAAGCCTGAGCAACCCGGACAAGGTGCTGTCGCTTTCGTTCTTCAGGGACGAAGCGGCGGTCATCGCCTGGCGAAACCTGACCGCACATCGCGGCGCGCAGGCCAAGGGCCGTGCTGGCATATTCAACGATTACCACCTGCGCATTGCCCATGTGATCCGGGATTACGGCATGTTTGATCGTGATGAGGCACCAGACGACAGCCAGAAAGTGCACTCATAA
- a CDS encoding rod shape-determining protein, giving the protein MSIFGNLRGLFSSDMAIDLGTANTLVYVKGKGIVLSEPSVVAYHVKDGVKRVLAVGEDAKLMLGRTPGSIEAIRPMREGVIADFDTAEEMIKHFIRKVHKRSTFSKPKIIVCVPHGATPVEKRAIRQSVLSAGARRAGLIAEPIAAAIGAGMPITDPTGNMVVDIGGGTTEVAVLSLGDIVYARSVRVGGDRMDEAIISYLRRQQNLLVGETTAERIKTSIGTARMPDDGRGTSMQIRGRDLLNGVPKEIEVTQAQIAEALAEPVQQICEAVMTALETTPPDLAADIVDRGVMLTGGGALLGDLDLALREQTGLAISVADEPLNCVALGTGKALEFEKQLRHAIDYDS; this is encoded by the coding sequence ATGTCGATTTTTGGAAACCTACGCGGTCTGTTCTCATCGGACATGGCGATTGACCTCGGAACTGCCAACACGTTGGTTTACGTCAAAGGCAAGGGCATCGTGCTGTCGGAACCATCGGTCGTGGCCTACCATGTAAAGGATGGCGTCAAGCGCGTGCTGGCAGTGGGCGAAGACGCCAAGCTGATGCTGGGCCGTACGCCGGGCAGCATTGAAGCCATCCGACCGATGCGCGAAGGGGTGATTGCGGATTTTGACACCGCCGAAGAGATGATCAAGCATTTCATCCGCAAGGTCCACAAACGCTCTACCTTTTCCAAGCCGAAGATTATCGTCTGCGTGCCCCATGGTGCCACTCCTGTTGAAAAACGTGCGATCCGTCAGTCTGTGCTTTCTGCCGGTGCGCGCCGTGCCGGACTGATTGCCGAACCGATTGCGGCGGCCATTGGTGCAGGCATGCCAATAACCGATCCCACCGGCAATATGGTCGTCGATATCGGTGGGGGGACAACCGAAGTTGCTGTGCTGAGCCTTGGTGACATCGTCTATGCCCGTTCGGTGCGCGTCGGTGGTGACCGCATGGACGAGGCGATCATCAGCTATCTGCGCCGCCAGCAAAACCTGTTGGTTGGTGAAACCACGGCAGAACGCATCAAAACCTCCATCGGGACGGCGCGCATGCCGGATGATGGTCGCGGCACATCGATGCAAATCCGCGGGCGTGACCTGCTCAATGGTGTGCCCAAGGAAATCGAAGTGACACAGGCACAGATTGCTGAAGCTTTGGCCGAACCGGTGCAGCAGATTTGCGAGGCGGTGATGACCGCGCTGGAAACCACGCCGCCGGATTTGGCCGCAGATATTGTCGACCGTGGTGTGATGCTGACCGGTGGTGGTGCGTTGTTGGGTGATCTTGATCTGGCATTGCGCGAACAGACGGGCCTCGCCATTTCGGTCGCAGATGAGCCGCTGAACTGTGTGGCCCTTGGCACCGGCAAGGCGTTGGAATTTGAAAAACAACTGCGCCATGCCATCGACTATGACAGTTAA
- a CDS encoding helix-turn-helix transcriptional regulator produces MKEGPDISRIAALIGDPARANILTALMSGKALTATELAGEAGVTLQTASAHLSKLESAGMIVCRKSGRHKYFTLGGDDVGHALEALMGLAAGAGHLRTRTGPKDAALREARVCYNHLAGEKGIALFQGLLTRGFVKEEEDAHVTLTPKGIGFLTDFGVDIDALMRSKTPLCRPCLDWSARRTHLAGSVGRALLAQMQARGWAARAEGTRVVKFTPSGAAAFEQTFGT; encoded by the coding sequence ATGAAAGAAGGCCCTGACATTTCCCGCATTGCGGCGCTGATCGGCGACCCGGCGCGCGCCAATATCCTGACCGCGCTGATGAGCGGCAAGGCATTGACTGCGACCGAACTGGCCGGTGAGGCGGGCGTGACGCTGCAAACCGCAAGCGCGCATTTGAGTAAATTGGAAAGTGCGGGCATGATTGTCTGTCGCAAATCAGGGCGGCACAAGTATTTCACCCTTGGCGGGGATGATGTGGGCCATGCGCTTGAGGCGCTGATGGGATTGGCGGCAGGTGCGGGTCATCTGCGCACGCGAACCGGACCCAAGGATGCGGCCCTGCGTGAGGCGCGGGTGTGCTACAATCACTTGGCAGGGGAGAAGGGCATTGCCCTTTTTCAGGGGCTGCTGACGCGTGGGTTTGTGAAAGAAGAAGAAGACGCGCATGTGACCCTGACACCCAAAGGCATTGGATTCCTGACTGATTTCGGGGTGGATATCGACGCGCTCATGCGCAGTAAAACACCGCTTTGTCGCCCCTGTCTGGATTGGAGCGCGCGGCGCACGCATTTGGCAGGCAGCGTCGGGCGCGCCTTGTTGGCACAGATGCAGGCGCGGGGTTGGGCCGCACGCGCCGAAGGGACCCGGGTGGTGAAATTCACGCCCAGCGGTGCCGCGGCATTTGAGCAAACATTCGGGACCTAA
- a CDS encoding SDR family NAD(P)-dependent oxidoreductase: protein MKRILIIGASGGIGTALTRAARGQNVEIVTLARSRDGFDITDEASVQSHLGALDGTFDTIIVASGALEIDGAQPEKSIRSLTQKAMMDQFALNAVGPALVLAHAADLLPKDRRAVFAVLSARVGSIGDNRLGGWISYRSAKAAVNQIVHTAAIELARSHPDSICVALHPGTVATPFTEKYLGRHPAVAPGEAAENLLRVIDGLDAKDTGGFFDWAGKAVPW, encoded by the coding sequence ATGAAACGTATATTGATCATAGGCGCATCTGGTGGCATTGGCACCGCTCTGACGCGGGCGGCAAGAGGCCAAAATGTTGAGATAGTCACGTTGGCGCGGTCGCGGGACGGTTTTGACATCACCGATGAAGCATCGGTTCAATCACATCTGGGGGCCTTGGACGGCACGTTTGATACGATCATCGTGGCGTCGGGTGCCTTGGAGATTGACGGTGCGCAGCCCGAAAAATCAATTCGTTCGCTCACTCAAAAGGCAATGATGGATCAATTTGCGTTAAACGCGGTTGGCCCGGCGCTGGTGCTGGCCCATGCCGCTGATTTGTTGCCCAAGGACAGGCGTGCGGTCTTTGCGGTATTGTCTGCGCGGGTGGGCTCAATCGGGGACAACCGTTTAGGGGGCTGGATCAGCTATCGCAGTGCGAAAGCAGCGGTAAACCAGATCGTGCATACGGCGGCGATTGAATTGGCCCGTAGCCATCCCGACAGCATCTGTGTGGCTTTGCATCCCGGGACCGTAGCAACCCCTTTTACGGAAAAGTATCTGGGCCGACATCCGGCGGTGGCCCCCGGTGAGGCGGCGGAAAACCTGTTGCGCGTGATTGACGGTCTGGACGCAAAAGATACGGGCGGGTTCTTTGACTGGGCTGGAAAAGCCGTGCCGTGGTAG
- a CDS encoding 2-isopropylmalate synthase, whose amino-acid sequence MNTTTKQDRVLIFDTTLRDGEQSPGATMTHAEKLEIANLLDEMGVDIIEAGFPIASEGDFAAVSEIARQSQNAVICGLARAQMGDIDRCWEAVKHARQPRIHTFIGTSPLHRAIPNLTQDQMAERIHETVTHARNLCDNVQWSPMDATRTEEDYLCRTVEIAIKAGATTINIPDTVGYTAPRESAALIQMLLEKVPGADEIIFATHCHNDLGMATANSLAAVEAGARQIECTINGLGERAGNTALEEVVMALKVRNDIMPFQTGVDSTKIMNISRRVATVSGFAVQFNKAIVGKNAFAHESGIHQDGMLKNAETFEIMRPEDVGLSETNIVMGKHSGRAALRSKLEELGYELGDNQLKDVFVRFKELADRKKEIYEDDLIALMRTSTDPQEDRIKLKSMRVVCGTEGPQQADMVLDVDGTEHQTSQTGDGPVDASFNCIKELVPHNARLQLYQVHAVTEGTDAQATVSVRMEEDGRIVTGQSADTDTVVASVRAYIHALNRLLVRREKGGTDQREVSYKDVG is encoded by the coding sequence ATGAACACGACGACCAAACAAGACCGCGTCTTGATTTTTGACACCACACTGCGTGACGGCGAACAATCGCCCGGTGCCACGATGACCCACGCAGAAAAGCTTGAGATTGCGAACCTGCTGGACGAAATGGGTGTCGATATCATTGAGGCCGGGTTTCCCATCGCCTCAGAGGGCGACTTTGCCGCCGTAAGCGAGATTGCGCGTCAAAGCCAAAACGCCGTGATCTGTGGCCTTGCCCGCGCGCAAATGGGCGACATTGATCGTTGTTGGGAGGCAGTGAAACACGCGCGCCAACCGCGCATTCACACATTTATCGGCACCTCGCCCCTGCACCGCGCCATTCCCAACCTCACCCAGGATCAAATGGCCGAGCGCATTCATGAAACCGTGACCCACGCCCGCAACTTGTGTGACAACGTGCAATGGTCGCCTATGGATGCGACCCGGACAGAAGAAGACTATCTCTGCCGCACTGTTGAGATTGCAATCAAGGCCGGTGCCACCACGATCAACATTCCCGATACCGTCGGCTATACCGCACCACGCGAATCTGCGGCGCTGATCCAGATGCTGCTGGAAAAAGTACCCGGCGCGGATGAGATCATCTTTGCCACCCATTGCCACAACGACCTTGGCATGGCGACTGCAAACAGTTTGGCCGCCGTAGAGGCAGGTGCCCGTCAAATCGAATGCACAATCAACGGCCTTGGGGAACGCGCGGGCAACACAGCGTTGGAAGAGGTTGTGATGGCGCTGAAAGTCCGCAATGACATCATGCCGTTCCAGACCGGTGTGGATTCGACAAAGATCATGAACATCTCGCGACGGGTCGCGACCGTGTCGGGATTTGCGGTGCAATTTAACAAGGCCATCGTCGGCAAGAACGCCTTTGCGCACGAAAGCGGCATTCATCAGGACGGCATGCTGAAAAATGCCGAAACCTTTGAGATCATGCGCCCCGAGGATGTGGGCCTCTCCGAGACCAATATCGTCATGGGTAAACACTCGGGCCGTGCCGCGTTGCGTTCCAAGTTGGAAGAACTCGGCTACGAGCTGGGGGACAACCAGCTTAAGGACGTGTTCGTGCGGTTCAAAGAACTGGCCGACCGCAAAAAGGAAATCTACGAGGACGACCTGATCGCCCTGATGCGGACCAGCACCGACCCCCAGGAGGACCGGATCAAACTGAAATCCATGCGCGTTGTCTGTGGCACCGAAGGTCCGCAGCAGGCCGACATGGTGCTGGATGTGGACGGGACGGAACACCAGACCAGCCAGACCGGCGATGGCCCCGTGGATGCGTCGTTCAACTGTATCAAGGAACTGGTGCCGCACAACGCACGCCTGCAGCTTTATCAGGTGCACGCAGTGACCGAAGGCACCGACGCACAAGCAACCGTGTCGGTCCGGATGGAAGAAGACGGGCGCATTGTGACGGGGCAATCAGCCGATACCGACACCGTTGTCGCATCGGTGCGCGCCTATATCCACGCGCTTAATCGCCTGCTGGTCCGCCGGGAAAAAGGCGGAACGGACCAACGCGAAGTCAGCTATAAGGACGTGGGTTAA
- a CDS encoding VOC family protein, whose translation MKKIQVLGVHHITLTGADRQTSIDFWEGVLGMPFIFDQPNLDNPDEGHLYFDPGDGRLITIFTNEDRKPVHNRTPTDPGCVHHIAFEVDRAMFDQVEARLTARGIGHSGVKDRGFMHSIYFKDPLGLLIELACYTFIPPRDSSHAEVMLEAHKLRVAAGAKAIGREHLADAVILIVERRQGTLSRDQAEKDG comes from the coding sequence ATGAAGAAAATTCAGGTTTTGGGGGTTCATCACATCACCCTGACGGGGGCTGACAGACAGACCAGCATTGATTTCTGGGAAGGGGTGTTGGGCATGCCGTTTATCTTCGACCAACCCAATCTGGACAACCCGGACGAAGGGCATCTGTATTTTGACCCCGGCGACGGGCGTTTGATCACGATTTTCACGAATGAGGACCGTAAACCGGTACATAACCGCACGCCAACTGACCCCGGTTGTGTCCACCACATCGCCTTTGAGGTGGATCGCGCCATGTTTGATCAGGTCGAGGCGCGGTTGACAGCGCGCGGGATCGGGCATTCGGGTGTCAAGGATCGTGGGTTCATGCATTCGATCTATTTCAAAGACCCGCTGGGTTTGTTGATCGAATTGGCGTGTTACACCTTCATCCCCCCACGCGACAGCAGCCACGCCGAGGTGATGCTTGAGGCGCACAAACTTCGGGTTGCCGCGGGGGCCAAGGCAATTGGGCGCGAACATCTTGCTGATGCCGTGATTTTAATCGTGGAACGCCGGCAAGGGACGTTAAGCAGGGATCAGGCTGAAAAGGACGGATAG
- a CDS encoding rod shape-determining protein MreD, which translates to MNDQSAALLWAMRLAFVLLAFVILFFHLLPLDTQPIDLFTPRLLPLENTAPAEARLEELLRNEGPRRWIAPDLIFCFACAWSFRRPEYVPALALAFVFLFADLLLQRPPGLWAMLVLIGCENLKSRARSLRDANFVAEWLTVGAIMIAITLLNHIVMALALVETPKLALSLSELGMTLLFYPLTVLITHSLMRVRKAAPGDLDALGQRV; encoded by the coding sequence ATGAACGATCAGTCAGCCGCGCTGCTCTGGGCCATGCGGCTGGCCTTTGTGCTGCTCGCCTTTGTGATCCTGTTTTTTCACCTGTTGCCGCTTGATACCCAGCCCATAGATCTTTTCACGCCACGCCTGCTGCCGTTGGAAAACACCGCCCCCGCTGAGGCCCGATTGGAAGAGTTGCTGCGCAACGAAGGCCCAAGGCGCTGGATTGCGCCTGACCTGATCTTTTGTTTTGCCTGCGCATGGTCGTTTCGCCGACCTGAATATGTGCCAGCATTGGCGTTGGCCTTTGTATTCCTGTTTGCTGATCTCTTGTTGCAACGCCCGCCGGGGCTTTGGGCGATGTTGGTTTTGATTGGGTGTGAAAATCTGAAATCGCGGGCCCGGTCATTGCGGGATGCAAACTTTGTCGCTGAATGGCTGACAGTGGGGGCGATTATGATCGCGATTACACTGTTAAACCATATTGTGATGGCGCTGGCGCTGGTCGAAACACCCAAACTGGCGCTAAGCCTTTCGGAACTGGGCATGACTCTGCTATTCTATCCGCTGACCGTTTTGATCACGCATAGCCTTATGCGCGTGCGCAAAGCCGCACCCGGGGATTTGGATGCCTTGGGTCAACGGGTCTGA
- a CDS encoding DsrE family protein, producing MKRLVLAMALTIVPVLGWAEGLTHKVAIHVDQNDPQVMNMALNNVANVISYYESVGDTVEVEVVAYGPGLNMFVEGKSPVEDRISTMSLELDNLSFAACGNTHRAMSAKAGKDVPLMSEATVVPSGVVRLIELQENGYAYVRP from the coding sequence ATGAAAAGATTGGTACTTGCGATGGCACTGACCATCGTGCCGGTGTTGGGCTGGGCAGAGGGCCTGACCCATAAGGTCGCGATCCATGTGGACCAGAATGATCCGCAGGTGATGAACATGGCGCTCAATAACGTTGCGAATGTGATCAGCTATTACGAATCCGTCGGGGATACGGTCGAAGTGGAGGTTGTCGCATATGGGCCCGGTCTGAATATGTTTGTGGAAGGCAAAAGCCCGGTTGAGGACCGCATCAGCACCATGTCACTTGAATTGGACAACCTGTCCTTTGCGGCATGCGGAAACACACACCGTGCCATGAGTGCAAAAGCTGGTAAGGACGTGCCGCTTATGTCAGAGGCGACAGTTGTCCCATCCGGCGTGGTGCGCCTGATTGAGTTGCAGGAAAACGGATACGCATACGTGCGTCCCTGA